DNA sequence from the Sulfurimonas sp. HSL3-7 genome:
CCAAGAGCGCTATACCTCCGTCATCTCTGACCGTCGACCGCTTTCGGCCCACCCCGACTACGGGCATGACACCCGTTGCTATGACGACAGACTCATCTTTTTGGGGACGGAGTCCTCTTTTGAGGAAGGCGGGTATCTTGAAGGCGCACTGCGCTGCGTCGAACGCGAAGTCGGACGGTTGGCAAAGAGAGTGTAGCTAAACGTTTTTGGCAGCAATAGACTATTGAGTATTTTATATAGTCTGTTTCCACATAGCGTCTGCTTTTCTTTGTATCTGTTTAATGATTTGCTTTTATCTGCGGTGCTAATGAAGCTTTGCTATAATTTCGAACACAAGGAAACGCATGCAGATCGACAACAGCACAAACATTATTAACGGACTTTTCCAGATCCCTGATGAGGGGAGTTTTATAAAAAAACTGATCCTCTCGCGCCCGACGGTCTTTAACCCGGACGTCGTCCTCGCTTTCAAGGTTTTGCAGGAGAACTACCCTTCGCTTGAGCTGATCCAGAAAGCGCACTATTTTGCCCTCCTGCTGCCGACAGTCTCACCCGGCGTCACGCTTGAAGCGATGCTGATCACCACCGAAGAAGAGGGTGAGCGCTATTTCAGTCTCTATCACCGCCTCCATTTTGACCAAACGATGTACCCGGGTATGAATATCATCGAATCGGACGCCTTTTTACGCATGGCCGCCGTGGTCACCAACGTCCCGATCAATGACCGGATCGAAGGGCTGGCCAGTCTGCTTAACTACCAGATCAAAGAGGCGCTCAATATCGAGATCACCATGCTCAGCCTCGCCGATGCCAACCCGCAGGTCGTCGAGGAGAACGTGCTTCCCTATGTGATGAACACTATCGCACGCTATATGCTGGCCGCAAAACTCGATGACACGGACTACATACGCCCGATGAGCAGAGACGAACTGAGCAGTCTTATCGCACGGTGGTGTGACCTGCCGCTGCTTGTCACGGCAACAGGCGTTGAAAAGCTTGAGGCGTGGGAGGAGGATGTCATCAAATCGGAAAATGCCTTTATACCCGAATTCGCCTCATCCACGACCTGTCTGATGTTTCTCTACCTTGAACAGAAGACCTCTTCCGCCCTCCTCGACAAAGGCGGCTTCAAGCTAGTAAAAGAGTTCCTGCTGGACAAGGCAAACCTCTACCATCTCAAAACGATCACAGGAGCGGGCGAAACACTGGGGAACTTCAGACAGCTGGATGATTCGATAGAAGAAGAGGACGTCGACTTTTCGATCTTCGATCCGAATTCGTAAAAAGAAAAAAGAAAAAAGAAAAAAGAAAAAAGAAAAAAGAAAAAAGAAAAAAGAAAAAAGAAGGTGGCGATAGCTCACCTTCCAACAAACTGAACTTACAAAAGTTTCAGATTAGGTGTAGATTGTGTTTAACTCAGACCGATAGCGCACTGCTGTGCGTAGAGAGTCTGAGTTGGACGCAAGATGCGCCGAAGCTGGAACTTTTATTTATTTGTGGTTGTCGACTGTGGGAGGAACGATGTCGCCGCTGGCCTGCATGCTCAAGGCCTCGGGATGTGCCTTGTAGTGCGCGCGCACCACCTTTGCAAGACGCTGCTTCGCAGCATCGTCGACCAAAACCCTGCCCTCGCCTTCGAGCGCATCAACAAGCCCCTGCACCAGTTTCTCCTGCGGCGGCGGGACCAGCGCTTTCCACGACGCGAGCAGCGACTTATCCACATAGCGGGGGATCGAGCCCATAATGCCCACATCGTTTTGGTCATGAACCAGAAGCCCCGACGTTGTCCCTCTGTCAAGTGTCAGGACCTGAAAAAGATAGAGGGTATGGTAGGCAAGCTGCTTTTCAAAATCCTCTTTAGCCGGTTTCGGGTTTTCTGCAAGCGCTTTGCGTACAATGTCGATATAGCAATCCACCATCTTCTCACCGAAATGTCTGGCCAGCGCTTTGTCCGCCGCCGCATCGCCGCTGGAAAAACTTTCCAGATAGAAGTGCGACACGCCGCGGTGACGTCCAAGCGCCGGTATGTTGAAATAGCGGTCCCCCTGGGCAGCACCCGCTTCGAACTGTTCCGGCGCCGCCGTTTTCAGACACGCCGTAAACTGCTGCGTCGCGCTTTTGATCTCAATAGCGGGGTTAAGGTCGGCCATGACACGCCAGTAACCTTTGCCGCTCTTCATCTCCGTCCAGCTGATGTGCATGTGGATAGAGGGCACCAGGGGGTTGAAGGGGTGAATGATCGTCGAAAGGGCCGTAGCTGAACCCAGCTTTTTCTCGGCGTCGTCATCGTAATGGACCTGTGAGACGTTGACTGAGCCGCGGTTAAACAGGCTGTCGTCCGTTGCCATATATCGCAGACCGCCGCCGTGGCGTCCCCCGTCTCTGAACCACTCAACGGCGTCAAATGCCTTGTCATCACCGAACTCCCTGCTCAGCGCGTTCAGACGCTCCACAAAGTAAAGCTGCAGATGTTCAACTATGGCATTGGCCTCTTTGGCCGTTGCCGAAGCGGCTGATGTACGATTCATATCTCTCCTTTATGATCCAAAACGGTTGCGTTTGGTCTGCTTGACCTTTTTAGGCGCAGCAGCCGCACTTTTGGGTTTCTCTTTCTTGGGGGTATGCTTGCGGATCGAAGCGCTTTTGCGTCGGTCACGCTGGTTGTGCTGCTCTGAACGGTCGGGGATACGTTCGGTAAATTCATACCCTTTCGTCTTGATCTCGGTCATCTTAAGCCCGATAAGCTTCTCTATCTCAAGAAGGTAGGCAACATCATAGGCAGAGACAAGCGATATCGCCAGCCCTTTTTTTCCGGCCCTCCCCGTCCGGCCGATACGGTGGACATAGTCTTCGGCCACGCTCGGAAGCTCGTAGTTGATGACATAGTCCATATCTTTGATATCGAGCCCGCGTCCCGCCACATCGGTTGCGACCAGGACCCTGAACTTGCCCTCTTTGAACTGCTTGAGCGCCTTGGTGCGCTTTGCCTGTGTGATGTCACCGTGTATCGCCGTTGCCGGTAGTCCCGCTGCCGTCAACTCCTCTGCGAGCTTGTCCGTCACATCTTTGGTACGGGTGAAGACAATGACCTGATTGTAGTTGTTGGCCCCGATCATGTAAGCCAGGAGGTCGCTCTTGTCGGCACTGTTGACAAAATGGACCTTCTGCTCGACCGTGTCGGCCGTTTTGTTCTGGCGCGCGACCTCTATGATCTTGGGTTTTCTCAGCAGCGATTTCCCGAGATTGACCACTTTGGGTGTGAACGTTGCCGAAAACATAAAGGTCTGCCGCCCTTTGGGCGTCAGTTCGGCGATCGCTCTGATCTCGTTGATAAAGCCCATATCGAGCATCCGGTCCGCTTCATCCAGCACCATATAGTTGATGTTGGCGAGTCTGACGCTCTCTTTTTGTATGTGCTCTGCCAAACGCCCCGGTGTTGCGATGATGATATCCACACCGCGTTCAAGCTGCTCGGTCTCGGTCGAGATCTTCTTACCGCCGTAAAGCTTGACGGACTTGAAAGGTAGCCCTTTGCCGTACGCGTCTACGCTCTCACCCACCTGCATCGCCAGTTCACGCGTCGGTACCAGGATCAGCGCACGCAGCAGATGCGTACCTGCATTTTTCTTGTCCTGGGAGAGACGCTGCAGCATCGGTAGGACGAAAGCAGCCGTCTTGCCCGTGCCCGTCTGTGCGCTCACCAGAATATCTTTTTTGTCCAATGCTACCGGAATGGCCTGGGACTGTACGGCGGTCGGCTTTTCGTAACCCTGTGCTTTCACCGCGTCTAAAATGTTACTGTTCAAGCCAAGTGTATCAAAGCTCATCATATCTCCTCAAATCACTGCCTCGGTAGCGTTTAATAGCGCAATTATAGCTAAACAGAGGACTAATCATTAAATCGTTATAATCATACACTTTATATCCAAGGCGCTGTCACTTATGATCAGTTTTTATCTTTTTCTCGGCTTTGAAAAATTATTGATGCTGCTGCCCCACTCCTGGCGCAAAGCACTCTTTCTCGGACTTGCAAGAGTCGCTTTTCACATCGACAGAAAGCATCGCCGCATCATCAGACAGAACATGCGGTTTGTCTACGGTGATGATGTTGATAAGACATTCGTCAACGAGGTGGGATTGTATGGCTTTCAAAGCCTGGCCCTCAATTTTCTCTATACCATCGAGGGGCGCTATATCACCCTTGAGGAGCTGAGAAAAAAAGTCACATTTGAAAATATCGAGTACGTTGAGAAAGCCCAGGCCGAAGGACGGCCAATTGTCTTTGTGACGGCCCATTACGGGGAGTGGGAACTGATCGGCAGTGCCACAAGCGCCTTTCTCGAACCCATCATGATCATCTACAAGGAGATGGCCAATCCCGATTTCCAGGAGTACCTTTTAGGCTCACGCGCGAAATTCCGAATGAGTTATGCCGAGCGCCACGGTGCGCTTAAAGCGCTTGTCAAACAGATGCGTGCGAAAAAATCGACCGCCCTGCTTATCGACACCAATATTCGCAAGCGTGACGGCACCATCGTCGACTTTTTGGGCAAGCCGACCCGCCAGATCACGACACCGGCCTTTTTGGGACGGAAGTTCAATGCTGCTTTGATCCCGGGGATAGCCTACACGGACGATCATGAGCACTACACCATCAAGTTCTTTCCGGAGATAGAGATGCAGAAGACGGAAGATGAAAAAGCGGACATCAATGACGCGACCCAGAAGATGACGGATTGGCTGACAGAGGTCATCTACGATGATCCCAAATACTGGTTTTGGATGCACCGGCGCTGGAAGACGGATTATCCGGAGATCTACCGAAGTAAAGATTGATACGGGAGAGCAACGTATCGCGCCGTTTGTTTATGAAAACCTTCTATAATGCGAACAGACAGATAAGCAAAAGGATCTATTATGAAACGCATTGTATTATCTTTTCTACTATTGCTGGGGGCCCTGATATCCCATGCAGATGAAGGAAAAACATTGAAAGAACTCCCTATCGAATACAACACCCTCACCCCTGAAGAAGAGTATATCATCCTGCGCAAAGGGACCGAACGTCCTTTCGGCGAGAACTACGAGAAGTTTAAAAACGAAGGGGCCGGCACCTACGTCTGCCGCCGATGCAATACCCCGCTCTACACCTCCAAGGAAAAGTTCGATTCCCACTGCGGCTGGCCGAGTTTTGACGACGAGATCCCGGGAGCGGTCAAGCGCGTTCCCGATGCCGACGGACGCCGTGTCGAGATCGTCTGCAGCAACTGCGGCGGCCACCTGGGGCATGTCTTTGTCGGCGAGCATATGACACCCAAGAACACGC
Encoded proteins:
- a CDS encoding methionine-R-sulfoxide reductase codes for the protein MEYNTLTPEEEYIILRKGTERPFGENYEKFKNEGAGTYVCRRCNTPLYTSKEKFDSHCGWPSFDDEIPGAVKRVPDADGRRVEIVCSNCGGHLGHVFVGEHMTPKNTRHCVNYTSIKFIPAT
- a CDS encoding coproporphyrinogen III oxidase; protein product: MNRTSAASATAKEANAIVEHLQLYFVERLNALSREFGDDKAFDAVEWFRDGGRHGGGLRYMATDDSLFNRGSVNVSQVHYDDDAEKKLGSATALSTIIHPFNPLVPSIHMHISWTEMKSGKGYWRVMADLNPAIEIKSATQQFTACLKTAAPEQFEAGAAQGDRYFNIPALGRHRGVSHFYLESFSSGDAAADKALARHFGEKMVDCYIDIVRKALAENPKPAKEDFEKQLAYHTLYLFQVLTLDRGTTSGLLVHDQNDVGIMGSIPRYVDKSLLASWKALVPPPQEKLVQGLVDALEGEGRVLVDDAAKQRLAKVVRAHYKAHPEALSMQASGDIVPPTVDNHK
- a CDS encoding DEAD/DEAH box helicase → MSFDTLGLNSNILDAVKAQGYEKPTAVQSQAIPVALDKKDILVSAQTGTGKTAAFVLPMLQRLSQDKKNAGTHLLRALILVPTRELAMQVGESVDAYGKGLPFKSVKLYGGKKISTETEQLERGVDIIIATPGRLAEHIQKESVRLANINYMVLDEADRMLDMGFINEIRAIAELTPKGRQTFMFSATFTPKVVNLGKSLLRKPKIIEVARQNKTADTVEQKVHFVNSADKSDLLAYMIGANNYNQVIVFTRTKDVTDKLAEELTAAGLPATAIHGDITQAKRTKALKQFKEGKFRVLVATDVAGRGLDIKDMDYVINYELPSVAEDYVHRIGRTGRAGKKGLAISLVSAYDVAYLLEIEKLIGLKMTEIKTKGYEFTERIPDRSEQHNQRDRRKSASIRKHTPKKEKPKSAAAAPKKVKQTKRNRFGS
- a CDS encoding lipid A biosynthesis lauroyl acyltransferase, with product MISFYLFLGFEKLLMLLPHSWRKALFLGLARVAFHIDRKHRRIIRQNMRFVYGDDVDKTFVNEVGLYGFQSLALNFLYTIEGRYITLEELRKKVTFENIEYVEKAQAEGRPIVFVTAHYGEWELIGSATSAFLEPIMIIYKEMANPDFQEYLLGSRAKFRMSYAERHGALKALVKQMRAKKSTALLIDTNIRKRDGTIVDFLGKPTRQITTPAFLGRKFNAALIPGIAYTDDHEHYTIKFFPEIEMQKTEDEKADINDATQKMTDWLTEVIYDDPKYWFWMHRRWKTDYPEIYRSKD